A section of the Oncorhynchus keta strain PuntledgeMale-10-30-2019 chromosome 15, Oket_V2, whole genome shotgun sequence genome encodes:
- the LOC127907688 gene encoding major surface-labeled trophozoite antigen 417-like, translating to MDSSPPNILQVCKDDHNSSTELTACGECSKDNHNSSTELTACGECSKDNHNSSTELTACGECSKDDHNSSTELTACGECSKDNHNSSTELTACGECSKDDHNSSTELTACGECSKDDHNSSTELTACGECSKDDHNSSTELTACGECSKDNHNSSTELTACVECSKDDHNSSTELTACGECSKDNHNSSTELTACGECSKDNRNSSTELTACGECSKDNRNSSTELTACGECSKDNHNSSTELTVCGECSKGNTQQFHGANCVWRMHKDDHNSSTELTACGECSKDDHNSSTELTACGECSKDNHNSSTELTACGECSKDNHNSSTELTACGECSKDNHNSSTELTACGECSKDNHNSSTELTACGECSKDNHNSSTELTACGECSKDNHNSSTELTACGECSKDNHNSSTELTACGECSKDNHNSSTELTACGECSKDNHNSSTELTACGECSKDDHNSSTELTACGECSKDDHNSSTELTACGECSKDNHNSSTELTACGECSKDNHNSSTELTACGECSKDNHNSSTELTACGECSKDNHNSSTELTACGECSKDNT from the exons ATGGACAGCTCCCCGCCCAACATCCTCCAAGTGTG TAAGGACGACCACAACAGTTCCACGGAGCTAACTGCGTGTGGAGAATGCAGTAAGGACAACCACAACAGTTCCACGGAGCTAACTGCGTGTGGAGAATGCAGTAAGGACAACCACAACAGTTCCACGGAGCTAACTGCGTGTGGAGAATGCAGTAAGGACGACCACAACAGTTCCACAGAGCTAACTGCGTGTGGAGAATGCAGTAAGGACAACCACAACAGTTCCACAGAGCTAACTGCGTGTGGAGAATGTAGTAAGGACGACCACAACAGTTCCACAGAGCTAACTGCGTGTGGAGAATGCAGTAAGGACGACCACAACAGTTCCACAGAGCTAACTGCGTGTGGAGAATGCAGTAAGGACGACCACAACAGTTCCACAGAGCTAACTGCGTGTGGAGAATGCAGTAAGGACAACCACAACAGTTCCACAGAGCTAACTGCGTGTGTAGAATGCAGTAAGGACGACCACAACAGTTCCACAGAGCTAACTGCGTGTGGAGAATGCAGTAAGGACAACCACAACAGTTCCACAGAGCTAACTGCGTGTGGAGAATGCAGTAAGGACAACCGCAACAGTTCCACGGAGCTAACTGCGTGTGGAGAATGCAGTAAGGACAACCGCAACAGTTCCACGGAGCTAACTGCGTGTGGAGAATGCAGTAAGGACAACCACAACAGTTCCACAGAGCTAACTGTGTGTGGAGAATGCAGTAAGGGCAACACACAACAGTTCCACGGAGCTAACTGCGTGTGGAGAATGCA TAAGGACGACCACAACAGTTCCACGGAGCTAACTGCGTGTGGAGAATGCAGTAAGGACGACCACAACAGTTCCACAGAGCTAACTGCGTGTGGAGAATGCAGTAAGGACAACCACAACAGTTCCACGGAGCTAACTGCGTGTGGAGAATGCAGTAAGGACAACCACAACAGTTCCACGGAGCTAACTGCGTGTGGAGAATGCAGTAAGGACAACCACAACAGTTCCACGGAGCTAACTGCGTGTGGAGAATGCAGTAAGGACAACCACAACAGTTCCACAGAGCTAACTGCGTGTGGAGAATGCAGTAAGGACAACCACAACAGTTCCACAGAGCTAACTGCGTGTGGAGAATGCAGTAAGGACAACCACAACAGTTCCACAGAGCTAACTGCGTGTGGAGAATGCAGTAAGGACAACCACAACAGTTCCACGGAGCTAACTGCGTGTGGAGAATGCAGTAAGGACAACCACAACAGTTCCACGGAGCTAACTGCGTGTGGAGAATGCAGTAAGGACAACCACAACAGTTCCACGGAGCTAACTGCGTGTGGAGAATGCAGTAAGGACGACCACAACAGTTCCACAGAGCTAACTGCGTGTGGAGAATGCAGTAAGGACGACCACAACAGTTCCACAGAGCTAACTGCGTGTGGAGAATGCAGTAAGGACAACCACAACAGTTCCACAGAGCTAACTGCGTGTGGAGAATGCAGTAAGGACAACCACAACAGTTCCACAGAGCTAACTGCGTGTGGAGAATGCAGTAAGGACAACCACAACAGTTCCACGGAGCTAACTGCGTGTGGAGAATGCAGTAAGGACAACCACAACAGTTCCACGGAGCTAACTGCGTGTGGAGAATGCAGTAAGGACAACACATAA